AAGCCGGGACGCGCGGCTCGGGCTCCTCGTGCCTTCTCTTCGAGGGGGGGCGGCGCAGGGGTTTCGGCGGCGGTGCCCGCCGTCGACCGAACGACGGTGCTTGCTGGCTCCAGCTATCGGGCTGAACCGGCTTGCTCCCTCCCCTTCAAGGGGAGGGCGGGGGTGGGGATGGGGTCAGATGCAGCGCGCTCCAAACCCCATCCCCCTCCTAGCCTCCCCCTTGAAGGGGGAGGAACTTGAGTCCCAGGCCAGGAGTACCGGCTTCGCCGCGATGCTACCCAGGCGGCGGACACCGCCCGCCGAAACCCCGTTCTCACCCCCTTGAAGGGGGCGCGTCGTACCAAAGCGGCGGTTCGCACCGATAATCCGCACTTTCCGAATTTCCCCCGCGCCATGCCCAGCCCAGCCCTGCTGCTCAACCTCTTCCTCGATCTCGTCGCGCGCGGCGAGCAGCCGCGGGTGCCGGAGCCGGCGCTGGTGATGGACGACCCGGCCGCGGCCGAGGCCTTCATGCGTGCGGGGCGCGAGGACGGCATGCTGGCGCACACCTATGTCTATCACGCGATCCAGGCCAGCGCCGTGATTCCGGCCGGCGGCACGGTGCTGGACCTCGGCTGCGGGCCCGCCAACCAGCTGGTGCAGGTGGCGCGGCTGAACCCCGACGCACGCTTCATCGGCGTCGATGCGTCGCCCGCGATGCTGGCGCTGGCGCGTGAAACGCTGGCGCGCTGCGACGTGGGCAACGTGACGCTGCGCGAGGCGCAGATGCAGGTGCTGGCGGATATCCCGGATGCCAGTGTGGACGCGGTGATCTCGACGATGTCGCTGCATCACCTGACCGATTTCGGCGCGTTAGCGGCGACCCTGGCGGAAGTGAAGCGCGTGCTCCGGCCGGGCGGCGGGGTGTATCTGGTGGATTTCGGCCGCCTGCGCCGCGCGGCCGGGCAGCACTTTTTCGCCCACGAACGCGCCGCCAGCCAACCCCAACTCTTCACCACCGATTACCACCACTCGCTGCGCGCGGCTTTCAGCCTCGCCGAACTGCAGGCGGCAGCCCGGGTTCTGGGCGCGGCGGTGCGGGTGCGGCGAACCTTTCTGGTCCCTTTCCTGGTCGCCATCCGCAGCCGTCAGCCCAACCGGCTGCGGCGCGAAAGCCGGGCGGCGGCGCGCGCGCTCTATCTTGCGCTGTCGCCGCGCCAGCGCTTCGAACTGCGCGATCTCGCGCGCTTCTTCGGCCACGGTGGCTTTCCGCTGGCCTACCGGCCCTGGTGGCCGTGGCACCGGGGCCGCTAGGCGGACCTGCCGACGCGGCGCTCAGGCCCGCGCGAGCTGGGCTTCGATATCGCCCGCGAGATCCTGCGGCGTGGTGGTGGGGGCGTAGCGTTCGATCACCTCGCCGTGGCGGTCGACGAGGAACTTGGTGAAGTTCCACTTGATCGCTTCGGTGCCCAGCACACCCGGCGCTTGCTGCTTCAGCGCCACGTACAGGGGATGGGCGTTGTCGCCATTGACGTCGAGCTTGGCGAACATCGGGAAGCTGACGCCGTAGTTGCGTTCGCAGAAGTCGGCGATCTCGCTGGCGTCGCCCGGCTCCTGTGCGCCGAACTGGTTGCACGGAAAGCCGAGCACCACGAGGCCGCGGTCCTTGTAGTTGCGGTAGAGCATCTCCAGCCCCGCGTACTGCGGCGTGAAGCCGCACTGGCTGGCGGTATTGACGATCAGCAGCACCTTGCCGGCGTAGTCGGCGAGCGTGGCGGCGCTGCCGTCCAGGCGTTGCAGGGGGATGTCGTAGAGCGGGGTCGTCATGGCAGTCTCCGTGGTGCGGCACGCGGCCGCGGCCTGTGTTTGATCGCGCCGCACAGGATAGTGCCCGCGGCCTTGCCCGGGGCGGGAGGAGACGGCCGTCAGTGGGCGGAAACGAGGCGGACGTGGGGCGCGCGGCGGTCGTCGTCGGCCAGCCGCTGGGCGAAGGCTTCGGCCGGTTCGGGCTGGCCGAACAGGAAGCCCTGCAGCTGGTCGCAGCCGTGCCGGGCCAGGAAGTGCTGCTGCGCGGCGGTTTCCACGCCCTCGGCGGTGACCGTGAGCCCCAGGTTGTGCGCCAGCGCGATGACCGCGGTGGCGATCTTGCCGTCGCTGCTGCCGGGGCGGATGTCGTGCACGAAGCTGCGGTCGATCTTGAGCGCGTTGACGTCGAACTGGCGCAGGTAGGCGAGCGAGGAGTAGCCG
Above is a window of Azoarcus olearius DNA encoding:
- a CDS encoding class I SAM-dependent methyltransferase — protein: MPSPALLLNLFLDLVARGEQPRVPEPALVMDDPAAAEAFMRAGREDGMLAHTYVYHAIQASAVIPAGGTVLDLGCGPANQLVQVARLNPDARFIGVDASPAMLALARETLARCDVGNVTLREAQMQVLADIPDASVDAVISTMSLHHLTDFGALAATLAEVKRVLRPGGGVYLVDFGRLRRAAGQHFFAHERAASQPQLFTTDYHHSLRAAFSLAELQAAARVLGAAVRVRRTFLVPFLVAIRSRQPNRLRRESRAAARALYLALSPRQRFELRDLARFFGHGGFPLAYRPWWPWHRGR
- a CDS encoding glutathione peroxidase, which encodes MTTPLYDIPLQRLDGSAATLADYAGKVLLIVNTASQCGFTPQYAGLEMLYRNYKDRGLVVLGFPCNQFGAQEPGDASEIADFCERNYGVSFPMFAKLDVNGDNAHPLYVALKQQAPGVLGTEAIKWNFTKFLVDRHGEVIERYAPTTTPQDLAGDIEAQLARA